TCTCCTTGTTGAGAGTCTTGGGGTTCATTAGGGTTTTACAAAGTTGCCATTGGAGGAAAAGTAAATCTAGCATAGGATGGGGTGTGCTATTAATAAACACGGGAAGACTGTATATATCTTGCATTACTTGAAACATGAACCTCCTGGGGGTGGTTCCCCATCTTCACCCATTTGATCATGTATTTAAGTTTGGAATGAACTGAGTGCTTATAAATGATGCATGGGCTAAAAGCCTGTTGGGCGTGATGCTGAAGTCGGCAGGTGCCGTGTTCTGAAACTGTCCCTTGCTCTGAAACTGCATCCTTTAGCATGGATACTAGTTAAAAAAGCATCCTTTACTATGCTTTTTCCTCCCACTTCCAACCCCTGACCAGCTCTCAAGTGTTCTTGGAGCAAAGTTTGCCTGCAACACTGAGTTACTTGGGGGTCTCTTCTTGGTTAGTGGAACAGGTCACCAAGGATTAAACTGCAGCCAGTGTGTTCATTTTACTCATTATCTGAGTCAGGATTTGAGTCTGTCTATGCAGAAATAAAAAGCTAGTTTATGCCTTCATGGTGCCACCATTGCTTTTCCCTTAACTCTGCCAATCTGCAGGGACAGCCTAGGCCAAAGGCTATCCTAAAGAGCAGGTGGCTGTTAGGAAAGTGAAATTAGTAGGAGTAATCTTCTTCCCACCCACTGTTGCTTGTGTATTTCTTCAGCTGTTTGAGGTTCGTCCCGTCTGGTCCCGGAACGCTGTCAAGGCCAATATCAGCATCCACCCAGACAAGCTTAAGCTTCTGCTGCCATATCTGGCTTATTATATGGTGAGTCTCTTTGTACATCTCTTCCGTCAGTCTTGTTCTTACCTGAGGCAGGTAGGAGTCAAAGGCCTGGGAGGACCATCTTGGGTGCCTGTGGGTAATTCCTTGTGATCTGCTGTACAGGTACCTCCACCTAGAACCCACAGATTTGTATAACGTGTAGTTGAGTAGGGGCTGGGGACAACTGGGTTGGTTCTGTTGGTCCTGACCAGTTCTCCAGttacagtaactccagttacagTAAAAAATGTGTGTGTCCTGCTGGATATGCAAGCTGGCTCTCTCAAAACAAAAAGCTTCTGAGCTTTGAGGTTAACTTCTAAATTCACACTTTTGTACCATGTGGCTTTCCTTTGCACAAGGTGGGATGGTCAGTGTTTGCAttggaagggtttttttgttttgttctgttttgtttttgcaaaagaaaataagGAAACATATTTAAGAGCTTATGTTGGCACTCTGTAACCCTATTCTTTCCCTGGTAACTAACCCCCTGTACACAGTTGACAGGGCCCTGGAGAAGCCTGTGGGTTCGGTTTGGGTATGACCCCAGAAAACATTCTGAAGCAAAGATTTACcaagtcctggacttcagaatTCGCTGTGGAATGAAATACGGTAAAATGACCCAAACCACTGCCTCCTTGTCAATTTTGGCAGCTCTTCTGCCCAGCCTGTTATTTGCTTTTGAACTCTAAATTTTCCTCAGTTTTTTGTTTGAAAGAGAGGAGATATGAGTCAGGGTTTCCAGTTTTGCTTCTGTAGAATCCGGGCAGGAGTGTTCCTTTACCCTCTTCAGAGAGGATAATTAGCCACTAGACATGTTCCAAGCCTAACAAAATGCTGCTTGATTTTTATTCTCCTCCTTGGTTCAAAATATGCATGTATGCTGGCAGGCTTTCTTACTCTGGTCCTTCACAACACAGACTCTTCTGTAAATGTCAGCAGGAAACTAAAATGGTACCAGAAGGTCCATTTCTTTGTCCTGTGGGGGAGCTGAGTGAATATTAAAAGGACGATTTGTCTGTTTGGACTATAACACTGCACAAGAAACTCCTCCAAAAAGGACAGttttctcccctaccctgggggtcttcgagaggaggttggataggcatctggctggggccatctgaacccagcactctttcctatgcagggcgtcggactcgatgatctattgaggtcccttccaaccctagcatctctgaatctatgaatttgcacTGTGAACTCAAAGAAGCATCTACTTCTACTCTTTgctgttccctttcccccacccccaccaaaaaagGCCCGCAGAGTCTTATCAGACGCTATAGACAACACGGGGAAGGTTGTATTTTAGCTTATGCCACTAATGCACCCTGATGCATTTATACGGTTTTCCCCTAGTTTGATTTAATGCGGTGTACTAGTGTATACAGAACGTGGCCTCATAGTACTCTGGTTTTATACATTTCTGTATTGGCTATAGCTGCAGTAAGTGAATGTCTTAATTTTTTTGAGTTTGGATTCTTCAGTAGACTAGTTAGAGTAACTACACAGAGGCAATTGAAGCCTTTTGCAGGCTTCTAAGACTTGCTGCATCTCTGAGAGGTGGGGAGGACTACAGGATTTTGGCGTTCTGTTCACAGTCTGCttgctttctttgctttcagGTTATGCTCCTAACGACATGCCAGTGAAAGCAAAACGCAGCACATACAATTACAGCCTGCCCATCACTATCAAGAAGCCAGGTATGTGGACCAAGGCATGCAGGTGCTAGTGTTCATTAAGTTAGTGTTTTTTGGCTGCCCTGAGAAAGCTGAACCAAAGTAGAAAAGAAGCTGTATACTGTGCCTTGAAGTTCAAGATACTATACAAGTGGAGaatctctttcctctctctttcagtaAGTCACACAGTTAGCATACAGGACCTAAAACAGGGCCTGGGCTCTTCAGGTACATCCAGTGTGAAAAAAACTTCCAGCAGGTATAAACTCAAGGTAGGTATTAACTCTTCTCACCAAAACTTGGAATGGGGTCGTCGGAACGgggatctgttttgttttgtaaattaTTCAGTGTCAGTGCTGGCTGAGACAGACCACAGACGTCAGAACGGTTGCAGTTTTATTCGGAGATTGAAGTGCTTTTCTGTCTCTGTATTCAGTTAGGCTTAAGCGGAAAGTTCCTGCTTATTTACAGCTGCACACTTCCATCTGTTACCTTGAATATGATGGAAGCAGGTTTTGGAAAGGGAATCCTTAGCCTACAGGGGAGCATTTTCCAGTTGCCATTTAAAATCCAGTTGGGCAGAGGAAATAAAGAACCAGAATTCCTGTTGTTATATGTTAACATTTTGCTGCAATGGCAACTTTTACCCAGGGATTCAAGGTATAACGAGTAACAACTCAAACAGGTGAAGGGTTTAAAAAGTGCCCGTCTTTTGAATTAGTTTGTAGGGAAACACCTTTCTAATAAATGCTGAGGCTGTACCATTATACCATGACCCAAGTGTGGAAATAAGTAGAAATGCTTGTTCAAATCACAGTCTTTTCTCCTCCCAGGATTCCATGTATATCTTCCAAGAAGGGGCCCTGCCTCCATATCGACAGATGTTCTATCAGCTCTGTGACCTGAATGTAGAAAGGTATTATGAAACATTAGTTGAATCTTTTCGCAGGAGAAGATTTCACAGACTCTGTGGTGATTAATCTTAAATGCCCCCATTTACACAcaagcatctctctctctgtttgaCCTGAGTATTCAAGACTCCCAGCCTTTAAGTGAGAACACACAGGCTGCTTCACTCACAGTTGCATTTCCTTCGCGATAAAGTTATGCAAGCAACCAAGATACCCTTCTGTCTTTACCTGCATTTTGGGGCTGGTCCCAGTCCACTGAAACTAGTGGGGATACGTGAGGCCCTATTCCCATTGTTTTCCACCTACTGATTACATATGTATACAAAATGTCACAGAACTTGGGAAAGCACACTTCTGCTTTTCTTGGGGTTTTGATGAATGCAAATGTATATAAGCATAAAAATACATGCTGCATCAAACGCTTAACATGATTTGTCACAAGGATAAGATTTAGAAAAGGTTTCACTTATAGCCTCCCCAGTTATTATCAATTTAAAATGTTACCTAGGGATGGAGTGAAGACAGTGACATTTTGTAGCTGTTCAGCAAAATTAAATACTCTGGTTTCGGTGGACCCAAGTCAAAAGgagatgcttttgttttgtttcagttttcctAACGAAACGTTCTACAAATGTTGAAATCATCCAATGAAAAATGCTTATTCTCTGTAGAAATTGCACTTTCTGTTGGAAAGCCACTCTAGTGGGAAATTCATAACCATCTCTGCTAGTGAAACTTTCCTTGTAACGTGCTGGGGGGTGGGTCTTTGATGAGAAGGCACAAGTAGTTTCAACAGTTTTGTTTGAAGTCTGTATCTGATTGCCAAGTTGACTCTTTTCTTGGCTGCTGTTTAGCTTACAGAAAATCATTCATCGAAATGATGGCATGGAAGTGGAGTGCAGCGAACGGGATGGGTGGTGCCTTCCGAAGACTAGTGATGATCTGAGAGATACCATGTCTCTGATGATCAAGCAGACCATCAGATCCACGAGACCTGGTAAAGAGAGATGCCCGCTTTTTAAGCATTGGAAAGGATGTTTGGAAAACTAGATGTTGTAGTGTGCTGCTCTTTGCAGTGGAGCAATAAACATGGCTTGGCCCAGATCACCTCCCTTGTTCTGGAAGGCTTAGTCCAAGTTGGTTAAGTATTGGAGTTTGATCCCATGTTTTTCATTCTACTTAGATCAtcatgggggggttggggggtgagtCTGAAGTCCTCATCTTGGACACTGGCAGGACACCTGCTTTTCTTCAAACAGTCTTTGTCATGTCATGGAAAAGATCCCATGCTCTGAGAGAAAGTAACTAGACTTTGCCACTTACAACACCAGCAAATTGAATTGGGACCTGTGAATAGGTAGGGGGTAGAactccctgccttgccttctcaAGAtcaatttctctttctctctttgttttttttttgtgtcacCCTACAATCCCCTTGATAGTGCATTAATGCATATTGGTGGTAGCAGGAAATGGACCTTTATTAATAAGTTTGTATGAATCATGTACTATAGGAGTCACTACAGGAAAGGAAAACATGTCGGTATGATGCTGGCCCATATTGCTTTCCAAAAGAAATGGAGTAGCTTTATTTGGTACAAGATGGTGTGACCTCGTGAAAGGCAAAACCTCCTACCATTGTACAGTTAGAATTCCTTGGGAAGGAAAATTGACTTTTTTCCTTCATCTTTTGGTTTTGTTAAGATATTAACTGCGGTCAACATTTCGTTTCCATCTGCTGCCTGGATCTGTTAATGTTATCGCAAATGCATCAGTGGCTTCAGTGATGATGGAAGTAATGCTGATGGTTTCCTCTTTCTCTGTTTGATTAAGCTCTGTTTTCAAGTACATCAACCACTGAAGATGGCAAAGAGCAGCTGACATATGAGTCTGGTGAAGATGAGGAtgatgaggaagaggaagacTTCAAGCCATCTGATGGGAGTGAAAACGAAATGGAAACTGAGATTCTGGACTATGTGTGATTCTGTGAGCAAACAAGACAAGGTTGCACAGAACCCGTTTTGGGCATAGACATTTTGTTTCTTGAACCCTGGGGGATTTGGAGAGGTGGAGCTCACTCCAAGATGCCATTTGCATGCGGCACTGGCAGCAGTGCTTGCCCTTGCATCAGCGGCCAGTGTACTGGGGGCACAGGCACTCCCAATGGCATTTTTATAGCGCTGGGGAGACCAGGAGCCATAGAAATGACTTTGTAGGGAAGCTTCCCCACCTTGCTACTCCCACTTGCTTGGTCAGGGGGCTCTGACTGGCATTTCTTGTGGAATCAGCTGGGCCTTACCTGGCCTGGAGAATTTCTGGTGGCAATTATGTAGCTAGTTGTACATCTTTATTGCATTTTCCTTACCTCCTTGAACAAGCAAATTACCATGTCTGATCTCATGGGATCTGTGTTTCCCTTTGTGACTATAGTGCTATTTCTGGGATGCCCTTGGGGGGGGTGACGTCTGTGCACCGTCTTTTCTTCCCAGGAGCTGAGAGCACTTTTGTCCTTGCCAGCCCTATTGCATAAGTCTTCAGCAAGCCTTGAGCCCAGGCCCAGTGGGACTGCGCCTGGCCTCATGCACCAAAGGATTAACATTTAATTATACCCTTGGAGGCCACAGAACTTGTAAACCTGCCGTCAGGGTCACTGGAAAAAATGTATTGAGAACAGGACAAACAAGACTAGTATTATTAATCAAGAGGCTGCGGAGCATATCACTTGGCTTGGCATGAATCATGTGCATTTTAATGGGGCCTGTAGGTACCAGTCCATGATTGCATATGTACGTGAGAAGCACATGGTAACTTCTCTCCATTAAGCCAACTGCCAAGAAATACAGTCCTTGCCTGCTTTCCTAATTAAACTTGGTTTTTTTCTCAATAATAACTTATTTTTCCATTACTTACCTCTGCTCATATGCACTTGTATGTAGTCCAGCTCCCATTGGGGTAGGAAGTGACCGACGGACTTAGCCAGGAGTTGGATTAATGGGTTCATTTAACGTTTGACTAGGTACTTGCATGTAAACCAACCCAGCCAAAACCTGTCAGTTTTTGCATTGGCATTTGTGCTCTTTACAAGTATCAAGTCAGGCTGGCAACTCCCTGGAGCGGAGGAGAAGTGTCTGACCTGGAATCCTGTGGTTGTCCATTCCTGGGAAAAGCACTTCGGTTGGGTTTGTGTCTCTCGAGCTGAGAATAAAGAAGTACttttaactccattgacttccGGGTATTGCCTTTGGCTCTTCCAAGtaggaataaaatatattttggaacAGTGGCAGCGTcttccttattctgtcatcttgAGAAATTGGAAACAAGGCCAGAGGAAGGAACTCCAATTAGAAACTGCATCCAGTGAATTATTCACTTCCTTGTGATGATCCGTGGTGGCTCTGCCAGATCATCAACTCCCAGTCATGAGCTAGCTCTTGATTCCACTCATCAGGAGAGCAAGGCAGGAACGGACAGTCCTGAACATTTCCAAGTAGCTGATGGCTGGAAGCTCTGACCGTCCACTTGGTCTCAATAATTCCTACCGAGTTGCATCTAGTCCATCTCCTGATTCCAAATCTGGGCAAAACTTGGTTCATGGCACGCGGTATAGTTCTAAGGCATTATTTTGTCTGTCTTTAAATATCTCAGCTTATATATAGCTCTGTGGTGAGTCTCTTTTCTTTAAGACTGCTAAGACCTAGAACTTTCTTCAAGGAGGCAAGCTGCCAGCCCACACAAGAAACAGCTGGAGGTCTCTCACAACCTAGTGCCGGTTATCAACCACGATTTGGCGGCAGCCAGGTGAAGCACAGGTGTGTGCAATCTGTGCGAGCACCCTTGGCACAGGTGGGACAAGGTGGAGCTCCATGGGCGCATGCGGATATTTGTATCCCAGCGCATCTGTACATATATAGGCACATAGGCAGGGATCAGTCTGTCAGGCAGGCGTCATGTGTCGTTGGGGGATTCTGTGCTTTGCCCTCTTCTGCTACCTGGGTGTAGCATGGGCTACAAAGGTAAGGAT
The window above is part of the Alligator mississippiensis isolate rAllMis1 chromosome 12, rAllMis1, whole genome shotgun sequence genome. Proteins encoded here:
- the GTF3C5 gene encoding general transcription factor 3C polypeptide 5 — its product is MAAPQKAERGSAVLELPRGPRLVCVEYPGLVRDVEKMLRTLGGEDGVSRIYADPSKRLELYFRPRDPYCHPACANRFPTSTMLLKVTRRRRLPQAPEAGEAPEPPEATFEMQILGVVTTVYKFQGMSDFQYLAMHSGPDGKQTSMYDKVLMLKPEKEEFYNRELPLYIPPPIFSRLDTPIDYFYRPDIHHREGYSNPQVSAENLIGLSRARRPHNAIFVNFDDEEIPDKPLEAAVQNWKKVCTNPVDKKVEEDLRKLFEVRPVWSRNAVKANISIHPDKLKLLLPYLAYYMLTGPWRSLWVRFGYDPRKHSEAKIYQVLDFRIRCGMKYGYAPNDMPVKAKRSTYNYSLPITIKKPVSHTVSIQDLKQGLGSSGTSSVKKTSSRYKLKDSMYIFQEGALPPYRQMFYQLCDLNVESLQKIIHRNDGMEVECSERDGWCLPKTSDDLRDTMSLMIKQTIRSTRPALFSSTSTTEDGKEQLTYESGEDEDDEEEEDFKPSDGSENEMETEILDYV